A genomic region of Paenibacillus sp. PL2-23 contains the following coding sequences:
- a CDS encoding ATP-binding cassette domain-containing protein produces the protein MPDSWRLREVTVRVQGEWDRVLLERVDATFEPGQLTLLIGHNGAGKSTLLETMAGLRKLDSGTVALGGDELWSNPKRTKLNRTVLLQFGIALQQSESQWFASTVREELLYSLRPYKLTGEAAERRVVEALHRMGLQPALLERDPWTLSGGQQRRLAIASLLACEPDWLLLDEPTAGLDADGTRRLCAILEAHRAAGRGAVVATHDLEALLPLADRVVVVRDGEVREAAPAEAALALGAAAPQAIRAKALLRGLAAEPQGAPAQRSGGAPWPAPRELAAELARELKRRETRGGSGVREAAAAEQAVAAERGGEWSGAASSYQPMIAERFDPRAIVLAYFMLSAFVLMLGSIEELAMGAIIVAVATSPFWHIAKKWWRVLRGFAIMSLILLLIGGLTWSPLAFDWVESEPTAVKLGQLMVILWIGMPMLELMTPLRLQRAIQQTFGWTARLGVPIHSAGLLIMLIFRFIPLLTREWERFAKLAHARGKATTRIGTVPIRMLRVIFAPFLRSLLRLAEGMADALEARGYGSIPAKPVYGFRVRFGRSDIWLLTGAAMTSAMLWLVMEWVR, from the coding sequence ATGCCGGATAGCTGGAGGCTAAGAGAGGTTACGGTTCGCGTGCAAGGGGAATGGGACCGGGTGCTGCTAGAGCGGGTGGATGCAACGTTTGAGCCTGGCCAATTGACGCTGCTCATCGGCCATAACGGAGCAGGCAAGTCCACGCTGCTGGAGACGATGGCGGGGCTGCGCAAGCTGGACAGCGGTACCGTCGCGCTGGGAGGCGATGAGCTGTGGAGCAATCCCAAGCGTACAAAGCTGAACCGTACGGTACTGCTCCAATTCGGCATCGCCTTACAGCAGTCGGAGTCGCAATGGTTCGCATCCACCGTGCGGGAGGAGCTGCTCTATTCGCTTCGGCCGTATAAGCTGACGGGCGAAGCGGCGGAGCGCCGAGTGGTGGAGGCGCTCCATCGCATGGGGCTCCAGCCGGCTCTGCTGGAGCGTGATCCTTGGACGCTGAGCGGCGGCCAGCAGCGTCGTCTTGCGATAGCCAGCCTGCTCGCGTGCGAGCCGGACTGGCTGCTGCTGGATGAGCCGACGGCGGGGCTGGACGCCGACGGCACCCGCCGCCTGTGCGCGATTCTGGAGGCGCACAGGGCGGCTGGGCGCGGAGCGGTCGTGGCGACGCACGACCTCGAGGCGCTGCTGCCGCTTGCGGACCGCGTCGTCGTTGTCCGTGACGGCGAGGTCCGCGAAGCGGCACCAGCGGAGGCGGCGCTTGCGCTCGGCGCAGCCGCGCCGCAGGCGATTCGCGCGAAGGCGCTGCTGCGCGGGCTGGCGGCGGAGCCGCAGGGGGCGCCCGCCCAGCGAAGCGGCGGTGCGCCTTGGCCGGCGCCGCGCGAGCTGGCGGCGGAGCTCGCGCGCGAGCTGAAGCGGCGCGAGACGCGTGGCGGCTCTGGCGTGCGGGAGGCCGCTGCGGCGGAGCAGGCCGTTGCGGCGGAGCGCGGGGGCGAGTGGAGCGGCGCAGCTAGCTCCTATCAGCCAATGATTGCGGAGCGCTTTGATCCTCGCGCTATTGTGCTAGCTTATTTCATGCTGTCGGCATTTGTTCTGATGCTGGGAAGCATAGAGGAGCTTGCTATGGGGGCAATCATCGTAGCTGTGGCTACTTCGCCGTTCTGGCATATTGCGAAGAAGTGGTGGCGCGTGCTGCGCGGCTTCGCCATCATGTCGCTCATATTGCTGTTAATCGGGGGGCTTACCTGGTCGCCTCTGGCGTTTGATTGGGTGGAATCGGAGCCAACCGCCGTAAAGCTGGGACAGCTAATGGTCATTCTGTGGATTGGCATGCCCATGCTGGAGCTGATGACGCCTCTTAGACTGCAAAGAGCCATCCAGCAAACGTTCGGCTGGACGGCTCGGCTCGGTGTGCCTATTCATTCGGCAGGATTGTTAATCATGTTAATATTCCGCTTCATCCCATTGCTGACAAGAGAGTGGGAGCGATTCGCCAAGCTGGCGCACGCAAGAGGCAAGGCGACGACGCGAATAGGCACGGTTCCCATTCGTATGCTGCGCGTCATCTTTGCGCCGTTCCTGCGCTCGCTTCTCCGCTTAGCGGAAGGGATGGCTGACGCTCTGGAAGCCAGGGGCTACGGCAGTATACCAGCGAAGCCGGTGTACGGCTTCCGCGTCCGCTTCGGCCGCTCAGACATCTGGCTGCTGACAGGAGCCGCTATGACCAGCGCTATGTTATGGCTTGTAATGGAGTGGGTTCGCTAA
- a CDS encoding ABC transporter ATP-binding protein, producing the protein MEHPIEIGLDRVSVAPLLANGSQGAPILKSVTLAIRAGEWVTLLGANGSGKSTLMKLLAGMPMQGRSGEVIRAYSREASSGAIPLVLQQPDAGLIGATPWEDVVSLLERNGGDEASVVARAEAALHALGLGGRMKQPIETLSGGQKQLTAIAGCMAVHAPILLLDEVTSMLDPVMSREVLDGVRRLHGDGSAVVWATQRLEELRPEDRVVCLKDGEVLFDGEANDLFRRSAPGAAKSSAAERLGMEPPYAIQVAWELMREGVALDPLPFTAEQLAEAVQCYAG; encoded by the coding sequence TTGGAACATCCTATTGAGATTGGATTGGATCGTGTCTCGGTCGCGCCGCTCCTGGCGAATGGCAGTCAAGGTGCTCCCATCTTGAAGTCTGTCACCTTAGCTATTCGCGCCGGGGAATGGGTGACGCTGCTTGGGGCGAACGGCAGCGGGAAAAGTACGCTGATGAAGCTGCTAGCAGGTATGCCCATGCAAGGGAGATCAGGGGAGGTTATACGCGCATACTCGCGCGAAGCCTCCAGCGGAGCGATTCCGCTCGTTCTGCAGCAGCCGGATGCCGGCCTGATTGGCGCAACGCCATGGGAGGATGTTGTTTCGCTGCTGGAACGCAATGGCGGGGATGAGGCTTCCGTGGTGGCCAGAGCCGAGGCCGCTCTGCATGCGCTTGGCCTTGGCGGGCGTATGAAGCAGCCCATTGAGACGTTGTCCGGGGGGCAGAAGCAGCTGACGGCGATTGCAGGCTGTATGGCCGTTCACGCGCCGATTCTGCTGCTGGATGAAGTGACGTCGATGCTTGACCCGGTCATGTCGCGCGAGGTGCTGGATGGCGTGCGCCGTCTTCATGGGGACGGCTCTGCGGTGGTATGGGCGACGCAGAGGCTGGAGGAGCTGAGGCCGGAGGACCGAGTCGTATGCTTGAAGGACGGAGAGGTCCTGTTCGACGGCGAAGCCAACGATCTATTCCGGCGCTCCGCACCGGGCGCGGCGAAGAGCAGTGCGGCGGAGCGGCTTGGCATGGAGCCGCCGTACGCGATTCAGGTCGCCTGGGAGCTCATGCGCGAAGGGGTAGCTCTGGACCCGCTGCCTTTCACAGCGGAGCAACTGGCAGAGGCGGTGCAATGCTATGCCGGATAG
- a CDS encoding biotin transporter BioY: MQTVNVRSLVFTALFAALFIVLSIQHLRLTLTPVPITFQTLGLILAGVFLRPKQAASSILLVLALVAIGLPLLGGKGGISTLIGYTGGFLFAFTFSALFISLSMERFIRSPRLMNNKWLAAIVLFVIFELFSSFLTYVTGVPWLMHVLNWTWSQGIQDGFLPFLLGDAIKSVLGVLITVPMLGYIKQLRESMKGDPVSQSSSQVQL; the protein is encoded by the coding sequence ATGCAAACCGTCAATGTTCGATCTCTTGTTTTTACCGCTTTGTTCGCCGCTTTATTCATTGTACTTAGCATCCAGCATCTCAGACTGACGTTAACTCCGGTTCCCATCACCTTCCAGACGCTTGGACTCATTCTAGCAGGTGTGTTCCTGCGGCCCAAGCAAGCGGCATCAAGCATCCTGCTTGTTCTGGCGCTAGTGGCGATCGGCTTGCCGCTTCTGGGCGGCAAAGGCGGCATCTCAACCTTGATTGGCTATACAGGCGGGTTCCTCTTCGCCTTCACCTTCAGCGCCTTGTTCATCAGCTTGTCCATGGAACGCTTTATTCGCAGCCCGAGGCTGATGAACAACAAATGGCTGGCCGCTATCGTCTTATTTGTTATATTCGAGCTGTTCAGCTCATTCCTTACCTATGTAACAGGCGTGCCATGGCTGATGCATGTGCTGAACTGGACCTGGAGCCAGGGCATCCAGGACGGCTTCCTGCCCTTCCTGCTGGGCGACGCGATCAAGTCCGTCCTCGGCGTGCTGATCACCGTTCCGATGCTGGGCTACATCAAGCAGCTTCGCGAATCGATGAAGGGCGACCCCGTCTCGCAGTCGTCATCGCAAGTCCAACTATAG
- a CDS encoding YlbF family regulator, giving the protein MAEQHSHEHGVACSHHGGTTDIPSYHTRDLIVKEDIMAKAKEMAEVIFHSDEVQAYRRAEAQINANERVQALINQIKKKQKEVVAFETTFKNPDMVKKIESEMETLQDELDGIPIVSQFQQSQSDINYLLQLVVTVIRDTVSDRINVENASEPAPENCSD; this is encoded by the coding sequence ATGGCAGAACAACATAGCCATGAGCATGGCGTAGCCTGCAGCCATCATGGGGGCACAACGGATATCCCGTCCTACCACACTCGCGATCTGATCGTGAAGGAGGACATTATGGCCAAGGCGAAGGAGATGGCTGAGGTCATCTTCCACTCCGACGAGGTTCAGGCTTATCGCCGCGCGGAGGCGCAAATTAATGCCAATGAGCGAGTTCAGGCATTAATTAACCAGATTAAGAAAAAGCAGAAGGAGGTTGTTGCATTCGAGACGACCTTCAAAAACCCGGATATGGTGAAAAAGATTGAATCCGAGATGGAGACCCTGCAGGATGAGCTGGACGGCATTCCGATCGTGTCCCAGTTCCAGCAGAGCCAGTCGGATATTAACTACCTGCTGCAGCTTGTTGTGACGGTCATTCGTGATACGGTGTCTGACCGCATTAATGTCGAGAATGCCAGCGAGCCGGCTCCTGAAAACTGCAGCGACTAG
- the miaB gene encoding tRNA (N6-isopentenyl adenosine(37)-C2)-methylthiotransferase MiaB — translation MNKETKGASEHAVASAKDYSKYFDFSDAKIISEEDGVTTLRIKGRNVQLSSAPSYKDEKKRGKEDIQVHYDFSIPEELRTLGVGKRYLIQTYGCQMNEHDTEVMKGMFEEMGYEPTEDRTLADVVLLNTCAIRENAEDKVFGELGHLKVLKKEKPGLLLGVCGCMSQEESVVGRILQKHAFVDMIFGTHNIHRLPHLLQNAYYSKEMVVEVWSKEGDIIENLPKKREGLRAWVNIMYGCDKFCTYCIVPYTRGKERSRRPEDVIAEVRDLARQGYKEVTLLGQNVNAYGKDFEDMQYRFGDLMHDMSKIDMPRVRFTTSHPRDFDDHLIEVLAGGGNLVEHIHLPVQSGSTEVLKRMSRKYTREAFLELVGKIKKAIPNAALTSDIIVGFPGETDEQFEETISLVQEVGFHSAYTFIYSPREGTPAAVMEDNVPMETKKRRLQRLNDVLADIGRKQNEALVGQEIEVLIEGESKNNAKVLAGRTRTNKLVHMEGPKEWIGSFVRATVTDAQTWYIKAEPIGSALDEAVC, via the coding sequence ATGAACAAAGAGACCAAAGGCGCTTCGGAGCACGCAGTCGCAAGCGCTAAGGACTATTCCAAATATTTTGACTTCAGCGATGCCAAGATTATTAGCGAAGAGGACGGCGTCACGACGCTGCGAATTAAGGGCCGCAACGTACAGCTCAGCTCGGCGCCCTCCTACAAGGACGAGAAGAAGCGCGGCAAAGAGGATATTCAGGTCCATTACGATTTCTCCATTCCGGAGGAGCTGCGCACGCTGGGCGTTGGCAAGCGGTATTTGATTCAAACCTACGGCTGCCAGATGAATGAGCATGATACCGAAGTGATGAAGGGCATGTTCGAGGAGATGGGCTATGAGCCTACGGAGGACCGAACGCTTGCCGATGTCGTGCTGCTGAATACATGTGCCATTCGTGAGAACGCGGAGGACAAGGTGTTCGGTGAGCTGGGGCATCTGAAGGTACTCAAGAAGGAGAAGCCAGGGCTGCTGCTTGGCGTCTGCGGCTGTATGTCCCAGGAGGAATCTGTTGTTGGCCGTATCCTGCAGAAGCATGCTTTCGTGGACATGATCTTCGGCACGCACAACATTCACCGGCTGCCGCATCTGCTGCAGAATGCGTATTACAGCAAGGAAATGGTTGTCGAGGTTTGGTCAAAGGAAGGCGACATCATCGAGAATCTCCCCAAGAAGCGGGAAGGGCTGCGCGCTTGGGTTAATATTATGTACGGCTGCGACAAGTTCTGCACGTATTGTATCGTTCCTTATACGAGAGGCAAGGAGCGGAGCCGAAGACCCGAGGATGTCATCGCGGAGGTCCGAGACCTGGCCCGCCAAGGCTACAAGGAAGTGACGCTGCTGGGGCAGAACGTGAACGCTTACGGCAAGGATTTCGAGGATATGCAATACCGGTTCGGGGATTTGATGCACGACATGTCCAAAATTGATATGCCTCGTGTCCGGTTTACAACTAGCCATCCCCGTGATTTCGACGACCACCTCATTGAGGTTCTAGCTGGAGGCGGCAACCTGGTCGAGCATATCCATCTCCCCGTCCAGTCAGGCAGCACGGAGGTGCTGAAGCGTATGAGCCGCAAATATACGCGCGAGGCATTCCTGGAGCTGGTGGGCAAAATCAAAAAAGCGATACCTAACGCCGCGCTGACTTCGGATATTATTGTTGGCTTTCCGGGCGAGACGGACGAGCAGTTCGAGGAGACGATCTCGCTTGTGCAGGAGGTGGGCTTCCATTCGGCTTATACATTTATCTATTCTCCGCGAGAAGGCACGCCTGCAGCTGTCATGGAGGACAATGTGCCGATGGAGACGAAGAAGCGCCGCCTGCAGAGGCTGAACGACGTGCTGGCAGACATTGGACGCAAGCAGAACGAAGCGTTGGTGGGCCAAGAGATTGAGGTGCTCATCGAAGGCGAAAGCAAAAACAATGCCAAGGTGCTGGCTGGCCGCACACGAACGAATAAGCTCGTTCATATGGAAGGGCCCAAGGAGTGGATCGGCTCCTTCGTGCGGGCAACGGTAACGGACGCGCAAACCTGGTATATCAAAGCGGAGCCAATCGGCTCCGCCTTAGACGAAGCCGTCTGCTGA
- the pduL gene encoding phosphate propanoyltransferase, whose amino-acid sequence MSKQVPIGVSARHIHLSQEHVHQLFGAGYELTEMKPLSQPGQYAANETVAVVGPKGTFGKVRILGPVRKRTQLEVSRTDAFALGVNPPVRESGDIAGSAGIMLQGPAGEVVIQEGVIVAARHIHFHTSDAERFGIVDKQQLKVRVGGERGLVFEHVIARVSPDFALDMHIDTDEANAAGVKNGEMAEIVE is encoded by the coding sequence ATGAGCAAGCAGGTACCTATAGGCGTTTCGGCTAGACATATACATTTGTCCCAGGAGCATGTCCATCAGCTGTTCGGAGCCGGCTATGAGCTGACGGAGATGAAGCCGTTGTCTCAGCCTGGACAATACGCGGCTAACGAGACCGTCGCGGTTGTAGGACCCAAGGGCACCTTCGGCAAGGTGCGTATATTAGGTCCTGTACGCAAGCGCACACAGCTGGAGGTGTCGCGTACCGACGCATTTGCGCTTGGCGTCAACCCTCCCGTGCGGGAATCAGGCGATATCGCAGGCTCTGCCGGCATTATGCTGCAGGGTCCGGCTGGGGAGGTTGTCATTCAGGAAGGCGTCATTGTGGCGGCGCGTCATATTCACTTCCACACCAGCGATGCGGAGCGCTTCGGCATTGTCGACAAGCAGCAGCTTAAGGTCCGTGTCGGCGGAGAACGCGGCCTTGTCTTCGAGCATGTGATCGCCCGTGTATCACCCGATTTCGCGCTGGACATGCATATCGACACTGATGAGGCGAATGCGGCCGGGGTCAAAAACGGCGAGATGGCAGAAATCGTAGAGTAA
- a CDS encoding 2-oxoacid:ferredoxin oxidoreductase subunit beta has protein sequence MATFKEFRNNVKPNWCPGCGDFSIQAAIQRAAANVGLEPEQLAVISGIGCSGRISGYINAYGLHGIHGRALPIAQGVKLANRELTVIASGGDGDGFAIGMGHTVHAIRRNVNLTYIVMDNQIYGLTKGQTSPRSAEGFKTKSTPEGSIESTLSPLEIAMSAGATFVAQSFSSDLKGLTSLIEQGIKHEGFSLINVFSPCVTFNKINTYDWFKENIVSLEGFPDYDPTDRVAAMNKIMETNGMLTGLIYQNTSRKSYENMITGFKQEALANQELSISEEQFNQLVAEFK, from the coding sequence ATGGCAACGTTCAAAGAGTTTCGTAACAATGTAAAGCCCAACTGGTGTCCGGGCTGCGGCGATTTCTCGATCCAGGCGGCTATTCAACGCGCCGCGGCGAATGTCGGTCTTGAGCCTGAGCAGCTTGCGGTGATATCGGGCATTGGCTGCTCCGGCAGAATTTCGGGCTATATTAACGCCTACGGCCTGCACGGCATTCATGGCCGCGCGCTTCCAATTGCGCAGGGCGTAAAGCTTGCGAACCGCGAGCTTACGGTTATTGCTTCCGGAGGAGACGGCGACGGCTTCGCCATCGGCATGGGCCATACCGTACATGCCATTCGCCGTAACGTCAACCTGACCTACATCGTGATGGATAACCAAATTTACGGGCTGACCAAAGGCCAGACCTCGCCTCGCAGCGCCGAAGGCTTCAAGACCAAATCGACGCCGGAAGGCTCCATTGAGTCTACGCTGTCTCCGCTCGAAATCGCGATGTCGGCTGGCGCGACGTTTGTCGCACAATCCTTCTCAAGCGACTTGAAGGGCCTCACCAGCTTGATCGAACAGGGCATTAAACACGAAGGGTTTTCCTTAATCAACGTATTCAGTCCATGCGTGACGTTCAATAAAATTAATACGTATGACTGGTTTAAGGAAAACATTGTGAGCCTGGAAGGGTTCCCGGACTATGATCCAACGGATCGAGTGGCAGCCATGAACAAAATTATGGAAACCAATGGCATGCTGACAGGTCTGATCTATCAGAATACTAGCCGTAAATCGTACGAAAACATGATTACGGGTTTCAAGCAGGAGGCGCTTGCGAATCAGGAGCTGTCGATTTCGGAGGAGCAGTTCAATCAGCTTGTAGCCGAATTTAAATAA
- a CDS encoding 2-oxoacid:acceptor oxidoreductase subunit alpha — protein sequence MISQLSWKIGGQQGEGVESTDRIFSTALNRLGYYLYGYRHFSSRIKGGHTNNKIRISTKPIRAISDDLDILVAFDQESIDLNANELRQGGVIVADAKFNPVVPEGVDARLFAVPITKMAEELGTSLMKNMVASGASWALLGLPLEVFNGAVEEEFGRKGPAIVQKNIEAVKAGAEFVLEQAGGPLDAFKLDEADGKQKLFMIGNEAIGLGSIAAGCRLMSAYPITPASEIMEYLIKKLPKFGGTVIQTEDEIAAVTMAIGANYAGVRTMTASAGPGLSLMMEAIGLAGMTEQPLVIVNTQRGGPSTGLPTKQEQSDLNAMIYGTHGEIPKIVIAPASIEDCFYDMVEAFNLSEQYQVPVIVMTDLQLSLGKQSCEPLDFSKVQIARGKLVKDAPPLEGGELFKRYAFTEDGVSPRILPGEKGGLHHVTGVEHDEVGRPSENALNRKRMMEKRLNKLKDLSIRDAIRVDAPQEEPDLLVIGMGSTGGTIDAARSMLLEEGVTSNHITIRQIHPFPTEALKPYLHSAKKVIVIENNATAQLAGQIKMHAGYADKMESLLKFDGNPFLPLEVYKACKELS from the coding sequence TTGATAAGTCAATTGTCATGGAAAATTGGCGGACAGCAAGGTGAAGGCGTAGAGAGTACTGACCGAATTTTCTCCACGGCACTTAATCGGCTGGGCTATTATTTATATGGATACCGACATTTTTCTTCCCGTATTAAAGGCGGTCACACCAATAATAAAATCCGGATCAGCACCAAGCCGATCCGCGCCATATCAGATGATCTCGACATTCTGGTCGCGTTCGACCAAGAAAGCATTGACCTGAACGCGAACGAGCTTCGGCAGGGCGGCGTTATCGTAGCGGATGCCAAGTTTAATCCCGTTGTTCCCGAGGGAGTGGACGCGAGACTATTTGCGGTGCCGATTACGAAGATGGCGGAGGAGCTGGGCACTTCGCTGATGAAAAACATGGTGGCGTCCGGGGCTTCCTGGGCGCTGCTTGGCCTGCCTCTTGAGGTGTTCAATGGGGCCGTTGAAGAGGAGTTTGGCCGTAAGGGTCCTGCTATCGTCCAGAAGAATATCGAGGCGGTGAAGGCAGGCGCAGAGTTCGTGCTGGAGCAGGCGGGCGGTCCGCTCGACGCGTTCAAGCTGGACGAGGCTGACGGCAAGCAGAAGCTGTTTATGATCGGCAATGAGGCGATAGGCCTGGGAAGCATTGCGGCGGGCTGTCGATTAATGTCCGCCTATCCCATTACGCCAGCCTCGGAAATTATGGAATACCTGATTAAGAAGCTGCCCAAATTCGGCGGCACCGTCATTCAGACGGAGGACGAGATTGCGGCTGTCACGATGGCGATTGGCGCTAACTATGCCGGCGTTCGGACGATGACGGCGTCGGCGGGTCCTGGATTATCGCTCATGATGGAAGCCATCGGTCTGGCTGGCATGACTGAGCAGCCACTTGTCATTGTCAACACGCAGCGCGGCGGTCCTTCGACGGGCTTGCCTACAAAGCAAGAGCAATCTGACCTGAACGCGATGATCTACGGCACTCACGGAGAAATTCCAAAAATCGTCATCGCGCCGGCTTCGATTGAGGATTGCTTCTATGATATGGTGGAGGCATTCAACTTGTCGGAGCAATACCAGGTGCCGGTCATTGTCATGACGGATTTGCAGCTGTCGCTGGGCAAGCAGTCATGTGAGCCGCTGGACTTCAGCAAGGTTCAAATCGCTCGCGGCAAGCTGGTGAAGGATGCGCCGCCGCTTGAGGGCGGCGAGCTGTTCAAGCGCTACGCGTTCACTGAGGATGGCGTATCGCCGCGCATATTGCCTGGTGAGAAGGGCGGCCTTCACCATGTGACGGGCGTGGAGCATGACGAAGTCGGACGACCGTCCGAAAACGCGCTGAACCGCAAGCGTATGATGGAGAAACGTCTGAACAAGCTGAAGGATCTCTCCATCCGGGATGCCATTCGTGTAGACGCTCCGCAAGAGGAGCCGGACCTGCTGGTGATTGGGATGGGCTCCACGGGCGGTACAATCGACGCGGCGCGAAGCATGCTGCTGGAAGAAGGCGTGACCAGCAATCATATTACGATTCGTCAGATTCATCCATTCCCGACTGAAGCGCTGAAGCCGTATCTCCACAGCGCCAAAAAGGTAATCGTCATCGAAAACAATGCAACCGCCCAATTGGCGGGACAAATTAAAATGCACGCAGGATATGCGGACAAAATGGAAAGCCTGCTGAAATTCGACGGCAACCCGTTCCTGCCACTTGAAGTTTACAAAGCCTGCAAGGAGCTGAGCTAA
- a CDS encoding dipeptidase yields the protein MRIVDFHCDVLSKLLKDGNLSFEEEAGGALDVTYGRLREQNALLQTFAVYISPSRPDYRSMDPILDSIDLLYEKVLKLPDMRLVETRADLEACLKDGQTGALLSLEGAMGLGGKLSALRILHRLGVRAMGFTWNDANWAADGAMEARGGGLTAQGAAFVKACNELGIIIDVSHLSERAFWDVAELSEQPIIASHSNARALCDHPRNLTDLQIQAIIECGGVIGVTYVPMFLKANGQAGIVDVVEHMEHICALGGENSLMLGSDFDGIEQYVEGLQHPGQVTGLRQAMLGRFTETLTERIWSGNAISFLQRSLPVV from the coding sequence ATGCGAATCGTCGATTTTCATTGCGATGTGCTGAGCAAGCTGTTGAAGGACGGGAATTTAAGCTTTGAGGAAGAGGCGGGCGGAGCATTGGATGTTACGTATGGGCGTCTGCGGGAGCAGAATGCGCTGCTGCAGACGTTCGCCGTCTACATCTCGCCGTCTCGGCCGGATTATCGGAGCATGGATCCTATTCTGGACAGCATTGATCTATTATATGAGAAGGTGCTGAAGCTGCCGGATATGCGTCTTGTTGAGACGCGGGCGGATCTGGAGGCTTGTCTGAAGGACGGGCAGACAGGGGCCCTGCTATCGCTGGAGGGTGCCATGGGGCTTGGAGGCAAGTTGTCCGCGCTTCGTATTCTGCATCGGCTGGGCGTTCGTGCCATGGGGTTTACCTGGAATGACGCGAACTGGGCGGCGGATGGCGCGATGGAGGCGAGAGGCGGAGGATTAACGGCGCAAGGAGCGGCGTTTGTGAAGGCGTGCAACGAGCTTGGGATCATCATTGACGTGTCCCATTTGTCTGAGCGCGCCTTCTGGGATGTCGCGGAGCTGTCGGAGCAGCCCATCATCGCTTCGCATTCCAATGCGAGAGCCTTGTGCGACCATCCGCGCAATCTGACCGATCTGCAGATTCAAGCCATTATTGAATGCGGCGGCGTTATCGGCGTCACGTATGTCCCGATGTTCCTGAAGGCGAACGGCCAAGCCGGTATTGTGGACGTCGTGGAGCATATGGAGCATATTTGCGCGTTGGGAGGGGAGAACAGCCTTATGCTGGGCTCCGATTTCGATGGCATAGAGCAATATGTCGAGGGACTTCAACATCCCGGACAAGTGACAGGTCTTCGGCAAGCGATGCTGGGAAGGTTCACGGAGACGCTAACGGAGCGAATTTGGTCCGGCAACGCGATTTCATTCCTGCAGAGGAGCCTGCCTGTCGTTTAG
- a CDS encoding stage V sporulation protein S — protein MDVLKVSAKSNPNSVAGALAGVLRERGGAELQAIGAGALNQAIKAVAIARGFVAPSGVDLICIPAFTDIVIDGEDRTAIKLIVEPR, from the coding sequence ATGGACGTATTAAAGGTATCAGCGAAGTCCAATCCAAATTCCGTAGCAGGCGCGCTTGCCGGCGTGCTGCGCGAACGAGGCGGCGCGGAACTTCAAGCTATCGGCGCCGGTGCTCTTAATCAAGCGATTAAGGCAGTCGCCATTGCTCGCGGCTTTGTAGCTCCTAGCGGTGTGGATCTCATTTGCATTCCGGCGTTTACCGATATCGTTATAGATGGCGAGGATCGCACAGCGATCAAATTAATAGTCGAGCCCAGATGA
- a CDS encoding TIGR00282 family metallophosphoesterase, giving the protein MNVLFIGDIVGNAGRSALKKTLPALRDKYKPHIIIVNGENAAAGRGITKAIAREFFEWGVHGITMGNHTWDNKDIFEWIDDEPRLVRPANFSPEAPGQGMAVIKANGKSLAIINLQGRAFLPPIDCPFRKADELIDQASSSTKAILVDFHAEATSEKIAMGWYLDGRASVVLGTHTHVQTNDDTILPGGTGYLTDVGMVGSKEGVLGMERGAVLHKFLTQLPARFVVDEGNWFLHGLSIEIDEATGKATKLAKIRLTEEDWLLM; this is encoded by the coding sequence ATGAACGTATTATTTATTGGCGACATCGTCGGAAATGCAGGCAGAAGCGCGCTGAAAAAAACGCTGCCTGCGCTAAGAGACAAATATAAGCCGCATATCATTATCGTAAACGGGGAAAATGCCGCAGCGGGCAGAGGCATTACGAAAGCGATCGCGCGCGAGTTTTTTGAATGGGGCGTGCATGGCATTACGATGGGGAATCATACATGGGACAACAAGGACATCTTCGAATGGATTGATGATGAGCCGCGTTTAGTTCGCCCCGCGAACTTCTCGCCGGAGGCTCCCGGTCAAGGCATGGCTGTGATTAAGGCAAACGGCAAATCGCTTGCGATTATTAATCTGCAGGGACGCGCCTTCCTGCCGCCCATCGACTGCCCGTTCCGCAAGGCTGATGAGCTGATTGATCAGGCGAGCTCCTCCACCAAAGCGATTTTGGTCGATTTCCATGCGGAAGCTACCTCAGAGAAAATCGCAATGGGCTGGTATTTGGACGGGCGGGCATCTGTCGTACTGGGTACACATACGCATGTGCAGACCAACGATGATACGATCCTGCCTGGGGGTACCGGTTATTTGACCGACGTTGGCATGGTGGGCTCCAAGGAAGGCGTGCTGGGCATGGAGCGCGGTGCCGTGCTTCACAAGTTTTTGACGCAGCTGCCGGCCCGTTTCGTAGTGGATGAAGGCAATTGGTTCCTGCACGGGCTGTCGATTGAGATTGATGAAGCAACAGGCAAAGCAACCAAGCTGGCCAAAATCCGGTTAACTGAAGAGGATTGGCTGCTGATGTAA